In Alistipes ihumii AP11, a genomic segment contains:
- the fucO gene encoding lactaldehyde reductase, with the protein MAYRMILNETSYFGAGSRKVIAEEVAKRGYKKALIVTDKDLIKFGVADQVIAVLKDANIPYEIFDEVKPNPTVKNVKAGIAAFQAAGADFMIAIGGGSSMDTSKAIGIIINNPEFSDVVSLEGVANTKKKSVPVIALPTTAGTAAEVTINYVITDEENVKKMVCVDPNDIPTLAIIDPELMLSMPRGLTASTGMDALTHAIEGLITLGAWEMSDMFETKAIEMIAKWLPKAVENPSDIEARDGMATAQYIAGMAFSNVGLGLVHGMAHPLGAYYDIPHGVANALLLPFVMEYNKEAAKAKYRTIAEAMGVDTSSMSDDEAADAAVKAVKDLAIRVRIPQHLSEIGVPESGLPTLAQAAFNDVCTPGNPRQTNVEEILAIYKKAF; encoded by the coding sequence ATGGCTTACAGAATGATTCTCAACGAGACCTCCTATTTCGGAGCCGGCTCGAGAAAGGTAATCGCGGAAGAGGTTGCCAAGCGCGGTTACAAGAAGGCGCTGATCGTGACCGACAAGGATCTGATCAAGTTCGGCGTAGCCGATCAGGTGATTGCCGTGCTGAAGGATGCGAACATTCCTTACGAGATTTTCGACGAAGTGAAGCCGAACCCTACCGTGAAGAACGTGAAGGCCGGCATCGCCGCGTTCCAGGCGGCCGGAGCCGATTTCATGATCGCGATCGGCGGCGGCTCGTCGATGGATACCTCGAAGGCGATCGGGATCATCATCAACAACCCCGAGTTCTCCGACGTGGTGTCGCTCGAGGGCGTAGCCAATACGAAGAAAAAGTCGGTTCCCGTCATCGCGCTGCCGACGACGGCCGGCACGGCTGCCGAGGTGACGATCAACTACGTGATTACGGACGAGGAGAACGTCAAAAAAATGGTATGCGTCGATCCGAACGACATCCCGACGCTCGCGATCATCGACCCCGAGCTGATGCTTTCGATGCCGCGCGGTCTGACCGCATCGACCGGCATGGATGCGCTGACGCACGCGATCGAGGGCCTGATTACGCTGGGCGCATGGGAAATGAGCGATATGTTCGAGACCAAAGCCATCGAGATGATTGCCAAGTGGCTGCCCAAGGCCGTCGAGAATCCCTCCGATATCGAGGCCCGCGACGGCATGGCGACGGCTCAGTACATCGCCGGCATGGCATTCTCGAACGTCGGGCTGGGACTGGTGCACGGCATGGCTCACCCGCTGGGCGCCTACTACGACATTCCGCACGGCGTGGCCAACGCGCTGCTGTTGCCGTTCGTGATGGAGTATAACAAGGAGGCCGCCAAGGCCAAGTACCGCACGATCGCCGAAGCGATGGGCGTCGATACGTCGTCCATGAGTGACGACGAGGCTGCCGATGCCGCAGTCAAGGCCGTGAAGGATTTGGCTATCCGTGTTCGCATTCCGCAGCACCTGAGCGAGATCGGCGTTCCCGAAAGCGGTCTGCCGACGCTGGCGCAGGCGGCTTTCAACGATGTCTGCACGCCGGGCAATCCCCGTCAGACGAACGTAGAGGAGATTCTCGCCATTTATAAGAAAGCGTTCTAA
- a CDS encoding alpha-L-rhamnosidase: protein MKINRIASGLLLTVALAAASCGTERSDGGKLAKETEAVGLRCRNLIDPEGVDKASLSWRIASDARNVVQTAWQVEIASSKKSLEKGRADVWNSEKQLSDRQLNIVPEGVVFEPGKLYWWRVRVWNAADEVTPWSEPARFSVGPDTAYRWQAEWITSEWGENSPMPYLRKEFDASNSGTKPERAVVYMSGLGCGDLYLNGRLVDETRVLDPAQTNYEQYAFYSTFDVTDLLEKGDNCIGVMLGDGWYNQDKVWSAGMSYGKPMLLLQMEITYKDGSKRIVATDSTWTWAPGPVLSANLYAGESYDANREIAGWASPGTPSGDWKSVRPAEGVIPARLVPQVMEPIRLKQEIAPVAMWQDSAGNWIFDFGVNVAAVPRLTVEQPQGTRLRMRMGERLDDNRRAIDYRTTGVGATGVVQTDEYVCKGTGRETWTPRFTYHGFRYLELSGAATQPDTSWLRAVVVHTDVSRRGSFECSDQQINRLHEMAVRTMLSNTHGLPTDCPHRERCGWLGDAHAVFPFESFNYDMGNFWAKYMADISSTSSVFLENTLHQKLYNTQFYFADKQPGIPFMISPGRRLCGVASPDWGTAVVQLPWYMYLYYDDEDALRKYYGEMKQWVDHVEALTENHIVPYGLGDWCPPGKIDCPIPLSSTAFHYLDASIVAKAAAVLGNTEDSARYADLRDRIGRAFVAEFYDGKNKTFGSQTADAMALDLGLVPAGDEHAVSDAIVRNIDEKYDGFIHTGIFGLGRIGQALSRYGNPEAAWRVFTKKGENSFEWMWIAGDATTLWEVLPIDSAHSDMVYGSLSHPMQGGYDAWFYEDIAGIRPDASGPGFKVIRFEPTMTGQLRWAEATLDTPYGLVESGWRNEDGLLRWKIVIPANASGLVALPEGKNITVDGRAFDPTDYPVARQGLGSPLYRFPSGSYTFEIR from the coding sequence ATGAAAATCAACCGTATTGCGAGCGGCCTGCTGCTTACGGTCGCTCTTGCCGCCGCTTCTTGCGGCACGGAGCGGTCCGACGGCGGTAAGCTCGCGAAAGAGACCGAGGCGGTCGGCTTGCGTTGCCGCAACCTGATCGATCCCGAGGGAGTGGATAAGGCGTCGCTCAGCTGGCGTATCGCCTCCGATGCGCGGAATGTCGTGCAGACGGCTTGGCAAGTCGAGATCGCGTCGAGCAAAAAGTCGCTCGAAAAAGGCCGAGCCGACGTATGGAATTCCGAGAAACAGTTGTCCGATCGTCAGCTGAACATCGTGCCCGAAGGGGTCGTTTTCGAGCCGGGCAAGCTCTACTGGTGGCGCGTCCGTGTTTGGAACGCGGCCGACGAGGTGACTCCGTGGAGCGAGCCGGCCCGTTTTTCGGTCGGTCCCGATACGGCCTACCGCTGGCAGGCCGAGTGGATCACCTCCGAGTGGGGCGAAAATTCCCCCATGCCGTATCTGCGCAAGGAGTTCGATGCGTCGAATTCCGGGACCAAGCCCGAGCGGGCCGTTGTCTATATGTCGGGACTCGGGTGCGGCGATCTCTATCTGAACGGTCGGCTCGTCGACGAGACCCGCGTGTTGGACCCTGCTCAGACCAATTACGAGCAGTACGCGTTTTACAGCACGTTCGATGTGACGGATCTGCTCGAAAAAGGGGATAACTGCATCGGCGTGATGCTCGGCGACGGCTGGTACAATCAGGACAAAGTGTGGAGCGCAGGCATGAGTTACGGCAAGCCGATGCTGCTGTTGCAGATGGAGATTACCTACAAGGACGGCTCGAAGCGGATCGTGGCGACCGACAGTACGTGGACGTGGGCTCCGGGACCGGTGCTGAGCGCGAACCTCTACGCCGGCGAGTCTTACGATGCGAACCGCGAGATCGCCGGCTGGGCTTCGCCGGGAACGCCTTCCGGAGATTGGAAGAGCGTTCGTCCGGCCGAGGGCGTGATTCCCGCGCGCTTGGTTCCGCAGGTCATGGAGCCGATCCGGCTCAAGCAGGAAATCGCTCCGGTAGCCATGTGGCAGGATTCCGCCGGCAACTGGATTTTCGATTTCGGCGTCAACGTGGCCGCCGTACCCCGGCTGACCGTCGAGCAGCCGCAGGGCACCCGCCTTCGGATGCGCATGGGCGAGCGGCTCGACGACAACCGCCGCGCGATCGACTATCGGACGACCGGCGTCGGTGCTACCGGTGTGGTACAGACCGACGAATACGTTTGCAAGGGGACCGGGCGCGAGACATGGACTCCGCGTTTCACGTATCACGGCTTCCGCTACTTGGAGCTTTCCGGCGCGGCGACGCAGCCGGATACCTCGTGGCTCAGGGCGGTCGTCGTGCATACCGACGTGTCCCGGCGCGGCAGCTTCGAGTGTTCCGATCAGCAGATCAACCGTCTGCACGAGATGGCCGTGCGCACGATGCTGAGCAATACGCACGGTTTGCCGACCGACTGTCCCCACCGCGAGCGTTGCGGCTGGCTCGGCGACGCGCATGCCGTGTTCCCGTTCGAGAGCTTCAATTACGACATGGGTAATTTCTGGGCCAAGTACATGGCCGACATCAGCTCGACGTCCTCCGTCTTTTTGGAGAATACGCTGCATCAGAAACTCTACAACACGCAGTTCTATTTTGCCGATAAGCAGCCCGGCATTCCGTTCATGATCTCGCCGGGCCGCCGCCTGTGCGGCGTTGCGTCGCCCGACTGGGGCACGGCCGTCGTGCAGCTTCCGTGGTATATGTACCTCTATTACGATGACGAGGATGCGCTTCGGAAATATTACGGCGAGATGAAGCAATGGGTCGATCATGTCGAGGCTCTGACCGAGAACCATATCGTGCCTTACGGCCTGGGCGACTGGTGTCCGCCGGGTAAGATCGATTGTCCGATCCCGCTCAGCTCGACGGCTTTCCACTACCTCGACGCCTCGATCGTGGCCAAGGCTGCCGCGGTGCTCGGAAACACCGAGGATTCGGCCCGTTACGCCGATTTGCGGGATCGGATCGGCCGCGCTTTCGTTGCGGAATTCTATGACGGGAAGAACAAGACATTCGGCAGCCAGACGGCCGATGCGATGGCGCTCGATCTGGGACTTGTGCCTGCCGGCGACGAGCATGCCGTGTCCGATGCGATCGTGCGCAATATCGACGAAAAGTACGACGGATTCATCCATACGGGTATTTTCGGTCTCGGGCGGATCGGACAGGCTCTGTCGCGATACGGCAATCCGGAGGCGGCCTGGCGCGTATTCACGAAAAAGGGCGAGAACAGCTTCGAGTGGATGTGGATCGCTGGCGACGCTACGACGCTGTGGGAAGTTCTTCCCATTGACAGCGCACATTCCGACATGGTTTACGGTTCGTTGAGTCATCCGATGCAGGGCGGATACGACGCTTGGTTCTACGAGGACATCGCCGGCATCCGTCCCGACGCTTCGGGACCCGGATTCAAGGTGATTCGCTTCGAGCCGACGATGACCGGCCAGCTTCGCTGGGCCGAGGCTACGCTCGATACGCCCTACGGCCTCGTCGAAAGCGGCTGGCGCAACGAAGACGGCTTGCTGCGGTGGAAAATCGTTATTCCTGCCAATGCTTCCGGCCTCGTGGCGCTTCCCGAGGGCAAGAACATCACGGTCGACGGCCGCGCTTTCGATCCGACGGACTATCCGGTTGCCAGACAAGGACTCGGTTCGCCGCTGTACCGCTTCCCGTCCGGCAGCTATACGTTCGAGATCCGGTAG
- a CDS encoding glycosyl hydrolase: protein MRMMKPWWLASALLLANVSAAQGPKALREEFRNPSLRYRMNVNRHSMPREERAQDSMIRWILDNGYRGMATNVNPDDYLRSDDELAVFNRFVHAAKKQGLDLWLYDERSYPSGMAHTYVLEGHPEWEAEGLLFRDTTVRGGTTLDLAALPGERVLVRALPVTECGLDYDRSLDLSAFVRDGRLRWLAPEGRWTVAEINRSALYEGYQAGTDRGGGYAPRYPSLLLEDVTRRFIETTHRRYASAFDEPLGELFTSTFTDEPSLMAQPYQNPGYGVYPWKENVSAEFHSRYGLSLEDGLLRLMLDEGPEGQKLRYRYFRVVTDLLTRNYFGQIRDYCHTQKLLSGGHLLLEECMMAHVPLYGDIMACYRAMDIPGIDNLTGIPAFTRRYLYSSRLASSAAELEGRSRMMVESCPISDYPFHGGKEAPTQQVKGTLNRMILGGATDFNNYLQLQHEDAAGRTAVNEYVARVVGMLSGGVRASRIAVYYPIETLWTKFRPLPSGLLSWDDIAGGAPEAQQLSRLFDRVSDCLMDNGWEFSYLDSRGVEESEVEGGWLVHGDLRWDVLILPGVETLSQQAMDRIAEFVLDGGRLVVLNALPKNSPDEFPSAGIVRRFNELAGGAGPVRPAVYYEPQFEPGRLNTLLEGILTRDIVFAPHRDILYAHKRIGGRDVYFVTNDTDRAQSVKLSFPGARKLELWNPQNGEVGPLAASSELTLGPYEGMIVRRIK from the coding sequence ATGCGAATGATGAAACCATGGTGGCTGGCGTCCGCGCTTCTGCTCGCGAACGTCTCGGCCGCGCAGGGCCCGAAAGCCTTGCGCGAGGAGTTCCGGAACCCTTCCTTGCGTTACCGGATGAATGTGAACCGGCACAGCATGCCGCGCGAGGAGCGCGCGCAGGATTCGATGATCCGATGGATTCTGGATAACGGCTATCGGGGCATGGCCACGAATGTCAATCCGGACGATTATCTGCGCAGCGACGACGAACTGGCCGTTTTCAACCGCTTCGTGCATGCCGCCAAGAAGCAAGGGCTCGATCTGTGGCTCTACGACGAGCGTTCCTATCCGTCGGGTATGGCCCATACCTATGTGCTCGAAGGACATCCCGAGTGGGAAGCCGAGGGCCTGCTGTTCCGCGATACGACCGTTCGGGGCGGAACGACGCTCGACCTCGCGGCCTTGCCGGGCGAGAGAGTGCTCGTACGGGCGTTGCCTGTGACCGAGTGCGGTCTCGACTACGACCGCTCGCTCGATCTGTCTGCTTTTGTCCGCGACGGCCGCCTGCGCTGGCTTGCGCCCGAGGGCCGCTGGACGGTGGCCGAGATCAACCGCTCGGCGCTGTACGAGGGCTATCAGGCCGGGACCGACCGGGGCGGAGGATACGCCCCGCGCTATCCGAGTCTGCTGCTCGAGGACGTGACGCGGCGTTTTATCGAGACGACGCACCGCCGCTATGCCTCCGCGTTCGACGAGCCTTTGGGCGAACTGTTCACCTCGACCTTCACCGACGAGCCGTCGCTGATGGCTCAGCCGTATCAGAATCCCGGCTATGGCGTCTATCCTTGGAAGGAGAATGTCTCGGCGGAGTTCCACAGCCGGTACGGCCTCTCGCTGGAGGACGGACTGCTGAGGCTGATGCTGGACGAGGGACCGGAAGGGCAGAAGCTCCGCTATCGCTATTTCCGGGTCGTTACCGATCTGCTGACCCGCAACTATTTCGGACAGATACGCGACTATTGCCATACGCAGAAGCTTCTCTCGGGCGGACATCTGCTGCTCGAGGAGTGTATGATGGCCCACGTGCCGCTTTACGGCGACATCATGGCGTGCTACCGGGCTATGGATATTCCGGGAATCGACAACCTGACCGGAATTCCCGCCTTTACGCGCCGTTACCTGTACTCGTCGCGGCTGGCTTCGTCGGCTGCCGAGCTGGAGGGCCGCTCGCGCATGATGGTCGAGTCGTGTCCGATCTCCGACTATCCTTTCCACGGCGGCAAGGAGGCTCCCACGCAGCAGGTCAAGGGTACGCTGAATCGGATGATTCTCGGCGGCGCGACCGATTTCAACAACTATCTGCAGCTTCAGCACGAGGATGCCGCCGGGCGCACGGCTGTCAACGAGTATGTGGCCCGGGTCGTCGGGATGCTGTCGGGCGGCGTTCGCGCATCGCGCATCGCGGTGTATTATCCGATCGAGACGCTGTGGACGAAATTCCGCCCGCTCCCGTCCGGATTGCTGAGCTGGGACGATATTGCCGGAGGCGCGCCCGAGGCGCAGCAGCTGTCGCGGCTGTTCGACCGCGTGAGCGACTGTCTGATGGACAACGGCTGGGAATTTTCCTATCTCGATTCCCGGGGAGTCGAGGAGTCCGAGGTCGAAGGCGGCTGGCTCGTACACGGCGATCTGCGCTGGGACGTGCTGATTCTGCCCGGGGTCGAAACGCTGTCGCAGCAGGCTATGGACCGGATCGCCGAATTCGTCCTCGACGGCGGACGCCTCGTCGTACTGAACGCCCTGCCCAAGAATTCGCCGGACGAATTTCCGTCCGCAGGGATCGTTCGTCGCTTCAACGAGCTCGCCGGCGGCGCGGGACCTGTTCGCCCGGCCGTCTATTACGAACCGCAGTTCGAGCCCGGACGGCTGAATACGCTGCTCGAAGGCATTCTTACGCGCGACATCGTCTTTGCGCCTCACAGGGATATTCTTTATGCTCATAAGCGGATCGGGGGCCGCGATGTCTATTTCGTCACGAACGACACGGACCGGGCCCAAAGCGTGAAGCTGAGTTTTCCCGGGGCGCGGAAACTCGAGTTGTGGAACCCTCAGAACGGTGAGGTCGGGCCTCTCGCGGCTTCCTCGGAGCTCACGCTGGGGCCCTACGAAGGTATGATCGTCCGCCGGATAAAATAA
- a CDS encoding phosphoethanolamine transferase → MSFDKLHKWWNRQSAIVVVYVVVMLLPNVLLAITEPYSFTTVTASLLMPGAVYLLLAVALKRPGLLMLCSFPLMVLGAFQIVLLYLFGGSIIAVDMFTNLFTTNASEAGELLGNIWPSIVFVIVLYVPLIVLAVRSLLLRDRLSVPFRRRAALGALAALILGGGMAGVSYARHPGFGIRYHIFPVNVIYNIRLSLDRWAQSNAYPETSRDFRFGVTRDSVPDGREIYVMVVGEASRAPSWSLLGYPRQTTPMLERRDGVVPFGDMLTQCNATHKSVPVILSSVSAENYNDIFEQKSIITAFKEAGFATLYISNQVPNRSLIDYFSAEADRRVDISPREGQLYTDNRPDGDMLPILRQAVASTDSSLFVVLHMYGSHMDYTKRYPKDFAFFTPDDASAVNRETKDKVRNAYDNSIRYTDYVLDQVISVLDSTDAVTALFFCSDHGEDLMDDDRNRFLHASPTPTYYQLHVASFAWFSDRYRELFPEKYRAARENCGKPATSASVFHNLADIASLRSPYVDSTQAFTSAGFVPVLRRMYLNDYNEAVEFYNSGLEPEDFEMLDKHRIEYDRNHVRTIRY, encoded by the coding sequence ATGTCATTCGATAAATTGCACAAATGGTGGAACAGGCAGAGCGCGATCGTCGTCGTGTATGTCGTCGTGATGCTGCTGCCCAACGTGCTGCTCGCTATTACGGAGCCTTATTCGTTCACGACCGTGACCGCCTCGCTACTGATGCCGGGAGCTGTCTATCTGCTGCTCGCCGTGGCGCTGAAGCGGCCCGGGCTGCTGATGCTCTGTTCGTTTCCGCTGATGGTTCTCGGCGCGTTCCAGATCGTGCTGCTGTATCTGTTCGGCGGGTCGATCATCGCGGTGGACATGTTCACGAATCTCTTTACGACGAACGCCTCCGAGGCCGGCGAGCTGCTGGGCAACATCTGGCCCTCGATCGTATTCGTCATCGTTCTCTACGTCCCGCTGATCGTGCTGGCTGTCCGCTCGCTGCTGCTTAGAGACCGGCTTTCGGTCCCGTTCCGCCGTCGGGCGGCGCTCGGAGCTCTTGCCGCATTGATTCTCGGCGGGGGAATGGCCGGCGTCTCGTATGCCCGCCATCCGGGGTTCGGCATCCGCTATCATATTTTTCCCGTCAACGTGATCTATAATATCCGTCTTTCGCTCGACCGTTGGGCGCAAAGCAACGCATATCCCGAGACTTCCCGCGATTTTCGTTTCGGCGTGACGCGCGACAGCGTGCCGGACGGCCGCGAAATCTACGTGATGGTGGTCGGCGAGGCTTCTCGGGCTCCGTCGTGGAGCCTGCTCGGCTACCCGAGACAGACTACGCCCATGCTCGAGCGCCGCGACGGGGTCGTCCCGTTCGGCGATATGCTGACCCAGTGCAACGCGACGCATAAGAGCGTGCCCGTGATTCTTTCGTCCGTTTCGGCTGAAAATTACAACGACATATTCGAACAAAAGAGCATCATCACCGCGTTCAAGGAGGCGGGATTCGCTACGCTGTATATTTCGAATCAGGTTCCGAACCGCTCGCTGATCGACTATTTCTCCGCCGAGGCCGACCGGCGGGTGGACATATCTCCGCGCGAAGGACAGCTCTATACCGACAACCGGCCCGATGGCGACATGCTGCCGATTCTGCGGCAGGCCGTCGCTTCGACCGACAGCAGTCTGTTCGTCGTGCTGCACATGTACGGCTCGCATATGGATTACACCAAGCGCTATCCGAAGGATTTCGCCTTCTTCACGCCCGACGATGCGTCGGCCGTCAACCGCGAGACCAAGGACAAGGTGCGCAACGCTTATGACAACAGCATCCGCTATACCGACTATGTGCTCGATCAGGTCATTTCCGTACTCGACAGCACGGATGCCGTTACGGCCCTTTTCTTCTGCTCCGATCATGGCGAGGACCTGATGGACGACGACCGGAACCGCTTTTTGCACGCCTCTCCCACACCGACTTACTATCAGCTTCATGTGGCCAGCTTCGCATGGTTTTCCGACCGTTACCGCGAGCTGTTCCCCGAAAAGTACCGGGCTGCGCGGGAGAACTGCGGCAAGCCTGCCACGTCGGCCTCCGTGTTCCATAATCTGGCCGACATCGCTTCCTTGCGGAGCCCCTATGTCGATTCGACGCAGGCGTTTACGAGCGCGGGCTTCGTCCCCGTGCTGCGACGGATGTATTTGAACGATTACAACGAGGCGGTCGAGTTTTACAACTCGGGGCTCGAGCCGGAAGATTTCGAAATGCTCGACAAACATCGTATCGAGTATGACCGGAATCATGTCCGGACTATTCGGTACTGA
- a CDS encoding BamA/TamA family outer membrane protein, with protein sequence MINARNLLSAILLLAVTGLPVYGRSSSSVSAAAADTTIGYSSDTVFKASGDTVVKHRYLTRIKKTGDTVVRRNNFFRRFYHYFESANEDKTLTKKFDFSIIGGPHYSSDTKLGLGLVAAGLYRTGKGDTLTPPSNVSLFGDITTTGFYLLGVRGNTLFEQSKYRLDFTAYFFSFPGAFWGIGYRDATYNQAESYKRLQNQIKVDFMFRVSKNFYLGVSPSFNYIEGRDFSNIDYLRGQKTRYINTGLAAFLLYDSRDFIPNAWRGIYVKLEQRIFPGFFGNDGAFSRTEFQGNAYHRVWKGGVLAYDLHAMFNYGNTPWTMLSLLGGSYRMRGYYEGRYRDKKMIEAQVELRQKVYGRSGIAVWIGAGNVFPSIQRFNWKHTLPNYGIGYRWEFKKRMNVRLDYGFGKKDQNGFLFSINEAF encoded by the coding sequence ATGATAAACGCAAGAAACCTTCTGTCCGCTATCCTGCTCTTGGCCGTGACCGGTTTGCCGGTTTACGGCCGGTCTTCGTCTTCGGTATCGGCGGCCGCTGCCGACACGACGATCGGCTATTCGTCCGATACCGTATTCAAGGCGTCCGGCGATACGGTCGTCAAACACCGCTATCTGACCCGGATCAAAAAGACGGGCGATACGGTCGTTCGCAGAAACAATTTCTTCCGTCGCTTCTACCATTATTTTGAAAGCGCGAACGAGGACAAGACGCTGACCAAGAAGTTCGATTTCAGCATTATCGGCGGACCGCACTACTCGTCCGACACGAAGCTGGGACTCGGTTTGGTGGCAGCCGGACTGTACCGGACCGGCAAGGGGGACACGCTGACCCCGCCGTCGAACGTGTCGCTGTTCGGCGACATTACGACGACCGGGTTCTATCTGCTCGGCGTGCGAGGCAATACGTTGTTCGAACAGTCGAAGTACCGGCTGGACTTCACCGCCTATTTCTTCTCGTTCCCGGGAGCTTTTTGGGGAATCGGGTACCGGGACGCCACCTATAATCAGGCCGAGTCGTACAAGCGGCTTCAGAACCAGATAAAGGTCGATTTCATGTTCCGCGTGTCGAAGAATTTCTATCTCGGGGTCAGTCCGAGCTTCAACTACATCGAGGGAAGAGATTTTTCCAACATAGACTATCTGCGGGGACAAAAGACGCGCTATATCAATACCGGGCTGGCTGCTTTTTTGCTGTACGACTCGCGCGATTTCATTCCTAACGCGTGGCGCGGCATATACGTCAAGCTCGAGCAGCGGATATTCCCGGGTTTCTTCGGCAACGACGGAGCTTTCTCGCGGACCGAGTTTCAGGGCAACGCATACCACCGGGTATGGAAGGGCGGCGTGCTGGCATACGATCTGCACGCGATGTTCAATTACGGTAACACGCCCTGGACCATGCTCTCGCTGCTCGGAGGCTCGTACCGGATGCGGGGATATTACGAGGGACGCTACCGCGACAAGAAGATGATCGAGGCGCAGGTGGAACTGCGGCAAAAGGTGTACGGACGCAGCGGTATCGCCGTCTGGATCGGAGCGGGCAATGTCTTCCCATCCATTCAGCGGTTCAACTGGAAGCATACGCTGCCGAACTACGGTATCGGCTACCGCTGGGAGTTCAAGAAGCGGATGAACGTCCGATTGGACTACGGGTTCGGCAAGAAGGACCAGAACGGATTTTTGTTCAGTATCAACGAGGCGTTCTGA
- a CDS encoding YtfJ family protein produces MKQLNVVWAVILALAFSASVRCEAAGPAKKKVSAVKIYDASNEPAEMPYFGKKHLLIFYVDPDHANQNKEFRENLEKNQIDSPNIYGFGIVNLKDAPMLPNSIVRAMIRKKVKQTGAAIYTDPDRILSKAWDLGDCNDQFVLLFVTKDGEVEFMSKGEMAQQQIDEFYRVIDKYR; encoded by the coding sequence ATGAAACAGTTGAATGTCGTTTGGGCGGTGATCTTGGCGCTGGCTTTCTCGGCGTCCGTTCGCTGCGAGGCGGCCGGTCCGGCTAAAAAGAAAGTCTCCGCCGTCAAGATTTACGACGCCAGCAACGAGCCGGCCGAAATGCCGTATTTCGGCAAGAAGCACCTGCTGATCTTTTACGTCGATCCCGATCATGCCAATCAGAACAAAGAGTTCCGCGAGAATCTGGAGAAAAATCAGATCGACAGTCCGAACATCTACGGTTTCGGCATCGTGAACCTGAAGGACGCCCCGATGCTTCCGAACTCGATCGTACGCGCGATGATCCGCAAGAAAGTGAAACAGACCGGCGCGGCGATCTATACCGATCCCGACCGGATTCTGAGCAAGGCATGGGATCTGGGCGATTGCAACGACCAGTTCGTGCTGCTGTTCGTGACCAAGGACGGCGAGGTCGAGTTCATGAGCAAGGGCGAAATGGCCCAGCAGCAGATCGACGAGTTCTATCGGGTGATCGACAAATACCGGTAG